The proteins below come from a single Candidatus Edwardsbacteria bacterium RifOxyA12_full_54_48 genomic window:
- a CDS encoding purine-nucleoside phosphorylase: MSDMIKMIGQAADHIKGKTRISPRIGIILGTGLGGLVKEIDIQDTIPYQEIPHFPVSTVESHAGKLIFGHLSGKPVMAMQGRFHYYEGYNMQQVTFPVRVMKALGVEIMIVSNACGGVNPAHQAGDIMLISDHINLMGDHPLIGQNFNQLGPRFPDMYNLYDMDLQKLAEQTALEEKIKLQKGVYLALTGPTLETGAEYRMVRLLGADVVGMSTVPEVIVARHSGMKVMGFSIITDMGFPEAMRSVSLEEVIAVAGQAEKKFVQLVKSVMAKIK; the protein is encoded by the coding sequence ATGAGCGATATGATCAAGATGATAGGCCAGGCGGCCGATCACATAAAAGGCAAAACCAGGATCAGCCCCAGGATCGGCATCATCCTGGGCACCGGCCTGGGCGGGCTGGTCAAGGAGATAGACATCCAGGATACCATCCCCTATCAGGAGATCCCCCATTTTCCGGTGTCCACCGTGGAGAGCCACGCCGGCAAGCTGATATTCGGGCATCTCTCGGGAAAACCGGTGATGGCCATGCAGGGCCGCTTCCATTACTATGAGGGCTACAACATGCAGCAGGTGACCTTCCCGGTGCGGGTGATGAAGGCCCTGGGGGTGGAGATCATGATTGTCTCCAATGCCTGCGGCGGGGTCAATCCGGCCCACCAGGCCGGCGACATCATGCTGATCTCGGACCATATCAACCTGATGGGGGACCATCCCCTGATCGGCCAAAATTTCAACCAGCTGGGCCCCAGATTTCCCGACATGTACAACCTCTACGATATGGACCTGCAGAAGCTGGCCGAGCAGACCGCCCTGGAGGAAAAGATCAAACTGCAGAAAGGCGTCTACCTGGCGCTGACCGGCCCCACCCTGGAGACCGGGGCCGAATACCGGATGGTCCGCCTGCTGGGGGCCGACGTGGTGGGGATGTCCACGGTGCCGGAGGTGATAGTGGCCCGCCATTCGGGAATGAAGGTGATGGGTTTTTCCATCATCACCGACATGGGCTTTCCCGAGGCCATGAGATCGGTCAGCCTGGAGGAGGTCATAGCGGTGGCCGGCCAGGCCGAGAAAAAGTTCGTACAGCTGGTCAAGAGCGTGATGGCTAAAATAAAGTGA
- a CDS encoding isoleucine--tRNA ligase, protein MYQSVPQNLDFPELEKRIQKFWEDNRTFEKLAARNRGSAQKFRFIDGPITANNPMGVHHAWGRTYKDLYHRYKAMQGYDARYQNGFDCQGLWVEVEVEKELGFKSKKDIETYGIDRFVEKCKERVDKFSQVQTEQSRRLGYWMDWDNSYFTMAPDNNYAIWHFLKKCHDQGWIYRGTDVMPWCTRCGIALSDMEIATEGYQEMTHKSVYIRLPIQGRAKEYLLVWTTTPWTLTSNTAVAVHPDFIYLKVRQEGNVYYLAKGRKEVLKNDYQILSELPGRELVGLKYEGPFDHLPAQKGIEHRTVAWKEVTEEDGTGMVHIAPGCGKEDFALSKIENLKVVAPLDEAGVYLPGFDWLTGQNVGQAAEAIVEDLKKRGVLYYAHKFTHRYPECWRCHSELVFRLVDEWFISMGPVYDKPYGQVTAEEKNKSLRYRIMDSVKTARWIPDYGLDRELDWLKNMGDWCISKKRYWGLALPIFQCTCGSFEVVGGYQDLKTRAASGWDKFDGHTPHRPWVDQVRVKCSKCGKDASRIHDVGNPWLDAGIVMFSTVMPPEKCYTPDKDRSGKYRYDPSQAYPANREYWQQWFPAEFITESLQGQFRNWFYAILTMSTVLEGRAPFQCLLGHAQVKDEKGDDMHKSAGNSIPFDEAAGKIGADLMRWVFCCQNPVINLNFGYHMATEFKRKLLTLHNVYSFYITYAKLDGFVPRGKSLDKCQLTLLDRWILSELNLLVREARQKLDQYDAASVCKRLEAFTEDLSTWYVRRSRRRFWKSESDSDKEAAYLTLYTCLETMIRLMAPIMPFWAEEMYQNLVRSADASAPESVHLAQYPEANEKFIDQQLSQEMALVRKAVSLGHAARKDSKLKVRQPLARLLYKGEKQKDWTVVEKYQDIIKDEVNVKTVEAIDDPEKLIQYRAKGLVSKLGPRYKNLAGIVKDKVPGMTSEQVKQLMQDGKYTLETASMPVEVFIEDMEITTESKPGFSVKNEGQDLVALETVLTPELLSEGLARELVHKIQNLRKDSGLEVADRIGITYSGDGELEAAMKGHDRYIRAETLAVTLQQDGIVTGQKIEINGKEITIAINHAQT, encoded by the coding sequence ATGTACCAAAGCGTTCCCCAAAATCTGGACTTTCCCGAACTGGAAAAACGGATACAAAAGTTCTGGGAAGACAACAGGACCTTCGAAAAGCTGGCGGCCCGCAATCGGGGTTCGGCTCAAAAATTCCGTTTCATTGACGGGCCGATCACCGCCAACAATCCCATGGGGGTGCATCACGCCTGGGGCCGCACCTACAAGGACCTGTACCACCGCTACAAGGCCATGCAGGGCTATGATGCCCGCTATCAGAACGGCTTCGACTGCCAGGGTCTGTGGGTGGAGGTGGAGGTGGAAAAAGAGCTGGGCTTCAAGTCCAAGAAGGACATCGAAACCTACGGCATAGATAGGTTCGTGGAGAAATGCAAGGAGCGGGTTGACAAGTTCTCCCAGGTCCAGACCGAGCAGTCCAGGCGGCTGGGCTACTGGATGGACTGGGACAACTCCTATTTCACCATGGCCCCGGACAACAACTACGCCATCTGGCATTTTCTGAAAAAATGCCACGACCAGGGGTGGATCTACCGGGGCACCGATGTGATGCCCTGGTGCACCCGCTGCGGCATCGCCCTCTCGGACATGGAGATCGCCACCGAGGGCTACCAGGAGATGACCCACAAGAGCGTCTACATCCGGCTGCCCATCCAGGGCCGCGCTAAGGAATATCTGCTGGTCTGGACCACCACCCCCTGGACATTGACCTCCAACACCGCGGTGGCGGTGCATCCCGACTTCATCTATCTCAAAGTGCGCCAGGAGGGCAATGTCTATTACCTGGCCAAGGGCCGCAAGGAGGTCCTGAAAAATGATTACCAGATCCTAAGCGAATTGCCAGGCCGGGAGTTGGTGGGCCTTAAATATGAAGGGCCGTTCGATCACCTGCCGGCCCAGAAGGGCATCGAGCACCGCACCGTGGCCTGGAAGGAAGTGACCGAAGAGGACGGCACCGGAATGGTGCACATCGCCCCGGGCTGCGGCAAGGAGGACTTTGCCCTCTCCAAGATCGAAAACCTGAAAGTAGTGGCTCCCCTAGACGAGGCCGGTGTCTATCTGCCAGGCTTCGACTGGCTGACCGGCCAGAACGTCGGCCAAGCGGCCGAGGCCATCGTCGAGGACCTGAAGAAACGGGGGGTGCTGTACTACGCCCACAAGTTCACCCACCGCTATCCCGAATGCTGGCGCTGCCACTCGGAGCTGGTGTTCCGCCTGGTGGACGAATGGTTCATCAGCATGGGCCCGGTCTACGACAAACCCTACGGCCAGGTGACGGCCGAGGAGAAAAACAAAAGCCTGCGCTACCGGATCATGGATTCGGTCAAAACCGCCCGCTGGATCCCGGACTACGGCCTGGACCGGGAGCTGGACTGGCTGAAGAACATGGGCGACTGGTGCATCTCAAAAAAACGCTACTGGGGGCTGGCCCTGCCCATCTTCCAATGCACCTGCGGTAGTTTCGAGGTGGTTGGCGGTTACCAGGACCTGAAGACCCGGGCCGCCTCCGGCTGGGATAAGTTCGACGGCCATACCCCGCACCGGCCCTGGGTGGACCAGGTCAGGGTAAAATGCTCCAAGTGCGGGAAGGACGCCTCGCGCATCCACGATGTGGGCAATCCCTGGCTGGACGCCGGGATCGTGATGTTCTCCACGGTGATGCCGCCGGAGAAGTGCTACACCCCCGACAAGGACAGATCGGGAAAGTATCGCTACGATCCCTCCCAGGCCTATCCCGCCAACCGGGAGTACTGGCAGCAGTGGTTCCCGGCCGAATTCATCACCGAGAGCCTGCAGGGCCAGTTCCGCAACTGGTTCTATGCCATTCTGACCATGAGCACCGTGCTGGAGGGAAGGGCGCCTTTCCAATGCCTGTTGGGCCACGCCCAGGTCAAGGACGAGAAGGGCGATGACATGCACAAGTCGGCCGGCAACTCCATCCCCTTCGACGAGGCGGCCGGAAAGATCGGGGCCGACCTGATGCGCTGGGTGTTCTGCTGCCAGAACCCGGTGATCAACCTGAATTTCGGCTACCACATGGCCACCGAGTTCAAACGCAAACTGCTGACCCTGCACAACGTCTATTCCTTCTACATCACCTACGCCAAGCTGGATGGGTTCGTTCCCCGGGGTAAAAGCCTGGACAAATGCCAGCTGACACTGCTGGACCGCTGGATCCTCTCCGAACTCAACCTGCTGGTCAGGGAAGCCCGCCAGAAGCTGGACCAATACGATGCGGCCTCTGTCTGCAAGCGACTGGAAGCCTTCACCGAGGACCTCTCCACCTGGTATGTGCGGCGGTCCCGGCGCCGGTTCTGGAAATCTGAATCCGACTCCGACAAGGAGGCCGCCTATCTGACGCTGTACACCTGCCTGGAGACCATGATAAGACTGATGGCGCCCATCATGCCGTTCTGGGCCGAGGAGATGTACCAGAACCTGGTAAGGTCAGCCGATGCCTCCGCCCCGGAGAGCGTCCATCTGGCGCAATACCCGGAGGCAAACGAAAAATTCATCGATCAACAGTTGTCTCAGGAGATGGCTTTGGTGCGCAAAGCTGTATCTCTAGGTCACGCCGCCCGCAAAGACTCTAAGCTCAAGGTCCGCCAGCCACTGGCCCGTTTGCTCTATAAAGGCGAAAAACAGAAGGATTGGACGGTCGTTGAGAAATATCAGGATATAATCAAGGATGAGGTGAACGTCAAAACTGTGGAAGCCATCGATGATCCGGAAAAGCTGATCCAATACAGGGCAAAAGGGCTGGTCTCGAAGCTTGGTCCTAGATATAAAAATCTGGCGGGCATTGTCAAAGACAAGGTGCCAGGCATGACCAGCGAACAGGTCAAGCAGCTCATGCAGGATGGTAAATATACATTAGAGACGGCTTCAATGCCGGTGGAAGTATTTATCGAGGATATGGAAATAACGACCGAGTCAAAGCCGGGGTTCAGCGTCAAGAATGAAGGCCAGGACCTGGTGGCTTTGGAGACCGTTCTGACCCCGGAACTTTTATCCGAAGGCCTTGCCCGGGAGCTGGTGCACAAGATTCAGAACCTGCGGAAGGATTCCGGCCTGGAGGTGGCCGACCGGATCGGGATAACCTACTCGGGCGACGGGGAACTGGAGGCGGCCATGAAAGGGCATGACCGTTATATCAGAGCGGAGACGCTGGCGGTGACCCTGCAGCAGGACGGCATTGTGACAGGGCAAAAAATTGAGATCAACGGCAAAGAAATAACAATAGCAATCAATCACGCACAAACCTAA
- a CDS encoding YggS family pyridoxal phosphate enzyme: protein MDDACRGAGRRPEDVTLVAVTKTFPAEIIELAIAAGVDIIGENRVQEALEKYSRIGPKVQWHLIGHLQSNKAKKAVEIFSLIHSVDSVDLAREVGRRAGQIGKNQEVLLEINTSGESQKYGFQPNDVLTVLKEINDIAGLKVLGLMTVGPLTDDVDKIRNSFKMLKKIFDEIRLQAMPNIEMKHLSMGMSGDYRMAIEEGSTMIRVGSAIFGSRD from the coding sequence ATCGACGATGCTTGTCGCGGTGCCGGGCGGCGACCGGAGGATGTTACCCTGGTGGCGGTCACCAAAACCTTCCCGGCCGAGATTATCGAGCTGGCCATCGCCGCCGGGGTGGACATCATCGGGGAGAACCGGGTGCAGGAGGCTCTGGAGAAATATTCCCGCATTGGTCCCAAGGTGCAGTGGCACCTGATAGGGCATCTGCAGTCCAACAAGGCCAAAAAAGCGGTGGAGATCTTTTCCCTGATCCACTCCGTAGATTCGGTAGATTTGGCCCGGGAGGTGGGCCGGAGGGCCGGACAGATCGGCAAAAACCAGGAGGTCCTGCTGGAGATAAACACCTCCGGGGAGTCCCAGAAGTACGGGTTTCAGCCGAATGATGTTCTAACGGTTTTAAAAGAGATAAATGATATTGCGGGGCTAAAAGTGCTGGGGTTGATGACAGTGGGGCCGCTGACCGATGATGTCGACAAGATCAGAAATTCGTTCAAGATGCTGAAAAAAATATTCGATGAGATCAGGCTTCAAGCCATGCCCAACATCGAAATGAAACACCTGTCCATGGGGATGTCGGGAGATTATCGGATGGCCATCGAGGAGGGCTCAACCATGATCCGGGTGGGCAGCGCCATCTTCGGGAGCAGGGATTGA
- a CDS encoding signal peptidase II, with product MTNNSLNNRVILMAVAIVVFFLDQASKILVQGSMALGESRQVLGDLLRFSYILNPNGLMGLSFGPWTRYLLLPLSLVALAAIIYFYYRWQGRNVLAAVSLGMILAGAAGNLLDRFRQGAVVDFIDCEFPNISLAPFKWGFIKFGGYHLERWYTFNIADSAVLIGVIMLLLITLKEESQSPPE from the coding sequence GTGACCAACAACAGCCTCAATAACCGGGTGATCCTGATGGCAGTGGCCATTGTGGTCTTCTTTCTGGATCAGGCCAGCAAGATACTGGTGCAGGGTTCCATGGCGCTGGGAGAGAGCCGGCAGGTGCTGGGCGACCTGCTGCGTTTCAGCTACATTCTCAATCCCAACGGATTGATGGGCCTTTCCTTTGGCCCCTGGACCCGATATCTGTTGCTGCCGCTTTCCCTGGTGGCCCTGGCGGCCATAATATATTTCTATTATCGCTGGCAGGGAAGGAATGTTCTGGCGGCGGTGTCCCTGGGGATGATCCTGGCCGGGGCGGCCGGCAACCTGCTGGACCGTTTCCGCCAGGGGGCGGTGGTGGACTTCATCGACTGCGAGTTTCCCAATATCAGTCTGGCTCCCTTCAAGTGGGGCTTTATCAAGTTCGGCGGCTATCACCTGGAGCGCTGGTATACCTTCAATATTGCCGACAGCGCGGTGCTGATAGGGGTGATAATGCTGCTGCTGATCACCCTCAAGGAGGAATCGCAGTCCCCGCCCGAATGA
- a CDS encoding sugar kinase has translation MPMLVVGSIALDSVKTPFGETKEALGGSALYFSSAASFFTQVSLVGVVGEDFPKDNIEFLAKRGVDLSGLEVVPGKTFRWAGSYQYDMNEAKTHATDLNVFEGFRPKLKPEHENAEFLFLANIDPVLQQDVISKVKGPKAIGCDTMNFWISGKKDELLKTIKKVDIMFINDAEARQLAGVPNLIKAAKAIRAMGPKILVIKKGEHGAILLTDDTAFTVPAYPLEDVFDPTGAGDSFAGGFMGYLSSKGEINDRNLRRAMIYGSVMASFNVESFSMDRLKTLTREEIEKRFQEFKKLSHFEECEV, from the coding sequence ATGCCTATGTTAGTGGTCGGTTCCATCGCATTGGATTCCGTCAAAACACCCTTCGGGGAGACCAAGGAGGCCCTGGGGGGAAGCGCCCTCTATTTTTCCTCGGCCGCCAGTTTTTTCACCCAGGTCAGCTTGGTGGGGGTGGTGGGGGAGGATTTCCCAAAAGATAATATCGAGTTTCTGGCCAAGCGGGGGGTCGATCTCTCCGGGCTGGAAGTGGTGCCGGGCAAGACCTTCCGCTGGGCGGGTTCCTACCAATACGATATGAACGAGGCCAAGACCCATGCCACCGACCTGAACGTCTTCGAGGGATTCCGGCCCAAGCTGAAGCCGGAGCATGAAAATGCCGAATTTCTCTTTCTGGCCAATATCGACCCGGTGCTGCAACAGGACGTCATCTCCAAGGTCAAGGGACCGAAAGCCATCGGCTGCGACACCATGAACTTCTGGATAAGCGGCAAGAAGGACGAACTGTTGAAGACCATCAAAAAAGTGGATATCATGTTCATCAATGACGCCGAGGCCCGGCAGCTGGCCGGGGTGCCCAACCTGATAAAGGCGGCCAAGGCCATCAGAGCCATGGGCCCCAAGATCCTGGTGATAAAAAAAGGCGAGCACGGGGCCATTCTGCTGACAGATGATACGGCCTTCACCGTGCCGGCCTATCCCCTGGAGGACGTGTTCGATCCCACCGGTGCGGGCGATTCCTTCGCCGGCGGGTTCATGGGATATCTGTCATCCAAGGGAGAGATAAACGACCGAAACCTCCGCCGGGCCATGATCTACGGCAGCGTGATGGCCTCCTTCAACGTGGAGAGCTTCTCCATGGATCGGCTGAAGACATTGACCAGGGAGGAGATCGAAAAACGCTTCCAGGAGTTCAAGAAACTGTCGCATTTCGAGGAATGCGAGGTTTGA